CTATTACGATTTCCAATCTTATCTGAATTACCATGTCAACAGTAAGCTTTCACTATCATTTATAGGATATTATTCTAAAAATGATTACGAAATGATTCCTAAAGAACGTAGCGTAGATTTTGGAACGATAAATCAACCCATTAACTTGTCAGTTTTTTATAATGGTAAAGAAAATGACCAATATAAAAACATGATGGGAACGTTTTCTGTAAACTATAAACCGTCGGATAAATGGAGGTTTACGCTCGATAGTTTCTCTTATCAAAACCGTGAAAGAGAATATTATTCTATTGCTTCAAGCTATATTCTGCAGACTTTTGATCCTATTACAGGAACTCCTATCACATCTTACGATGTTGGTGGGCAAATAGAGCATGCGAGAAATGATCTTTTTGTAAGAACGTATGGAACACAATTCAGAACTCGTTTTTCACCCAATGTGAATACCGATATTGAAGTAGGATTTAAATATGAAAAAGAAAATCTTCGAGATTTAACGAATGAATGGAAATTGGTGGACTCTTCAGGATACAGCATTCCGCATCCGGTTGATGATCCTAGATTTCCAGATGCTTCAGATTTAGATTTATTTTACAGTATTTCGGGTGCTAATCATATTGAACCAACAAGATTATCGGCTTACGGACAGTATTCTCAGAAGTTTTTCTGGGGTGCAAGTAAAATTTTGGTGAATGCCGGGGCAAGAGTGGCACACTGGAGTTTTAATAAAGAAACTATATTTTCACCAAGAGCTCAGTTTGCAATAAAACCTGATTGGGATACCGATATGTGGTTCAGACTTTCTGGAGGTGTTTATTATCAGGCTCCTTTTTATAAAGAAATTAAAGATCTGAATGGTAATTTTAATCCAAATATAAAATCTCAGCGATCTATTCAGGCAATTTTAGCCAATGAAACTGAGTTTGAGTTTGAAGACAGACCATTCAAATTAACGACAGAATTATATTATAAAAAAATGGATAATGTAATTCCGTATTATATGGATAATGTGAGAATTCGTTATTCAGGGCAAAATAATGCTTCAGGCTACGCGTACGGAATTGATACCAGATTATTTGGTGAATTTGTTCCTGGGGTAGATTCTTGGCTTTCTGCAAGTTATGCACGAGTTTTTGAAAATATTGATGGAAGAGGAAATATTCCAAGACCTACAGATCAGAGATTTAGATTTGCAATGTTTTATCAGGATTATATGCCGAAATTCCCTCAAATGCGTGTAAATCTTACCTTAACTTATGCGATGGGATTACCAAACGGAGCACCGGTTTTCACAGATCCTTACCAATATCAGAAAACTTTACCTTCTTACAAAAGGGTAGATTTGGGGCTTTCTTATGCATTTGTTGATGCTGAAGCAAAAAAACAGACCTATGGTTTCTTGAGTAATTTTGATGAATTAACTTTAGGTGTTCAGGTTTTCAATGCCTTTAATATCAATAATACAATTGCCAATCAATGGATTACGGATGCAAATAGTAGTATCATGTATCCTGTTCCGGTTCGCTTGACGGGTAGATTCTTTAATGTGAAATTAGAATTTAAAATAAAATAATTTTTATTGATGAGTTCTAATAAAATTGAGATATTAAATAATTTAAAGAATACAAGAAAATTTGGAGACAAAGA
The sequence above is a segment of the Chryseobacterium turcicum genome. Coding sequences within it:
- a CDS encoding TonB-dependent receptor plug domain-containing protein, with amino-acid sequence MKKLVLPLSLMVPVLIFSQTRKRDTTTTRVTNIEEVVFQKKVTGKTTDITAVRISAKDAKNVASISGGVEGMLKTLPSVNSNTELSSQYMVRGGNYDENLIYINDIEIYRPFLIRNSQQEGLSIINPDMVSAVNFSAGGFEPRYGDKMSSALNIYYREPKKFELSGEASLIGGRLTTGFASGKEDENGNKKFTALFSGRYRNTNLVLNTLNEDTDFNPTYYDFQSYLNYHVNSKLSLSFIGYYSKNDYEMIPKERSVDFGTINQPINLSVFYNGKENDQYKNMMGTFSVNYKPSDKWRFTLDSFSYQNREREYYSIASSYILQTFDPITGTPITSYDVGGQIEHARNDLFVRTYGTQFRTRFSPNVNTDIEVGFKYEKENLRDLTNEWKLVDSSGYSIPHPVDDPRFPDASDLDLFYSISGANHIEPTRLSAYGQYSQKFFWGASKILVNAGARVAHWSFNKETIFSPRAQFAIKPDWDTDMWFRLSGGVYYQAPFYKEIKDLNGNFNPNIKSQRSIQAILANETEFEFEDRPFKLTTELYYKKMDNVIPYYMDNVRIRYSGQNNASGYAYGIDTRLFGEFVPGVDSWLSASYARVFENIDGRGNIPRPTDQRFRFAMFYQDYMPKFPQMRVNLTLTYAMGLPNGAPVFTDPYQYQKTLPSYKRVDLGLSYAFVDAEAKKQTYGFLSNFDELTLGVQVFNAFNINNTIANQWITDANSSIMYPVPVRLTGRFFNVKLEFKIK